A region of Gemmatimonadota bacterium DNA encodes the following proteins:
- a CDS encoding phenylalanine 4-monooxygenase, translating into MTTSTSASLDSAPGLTTTKAPFIEQAQAEGRLYIEQPYELYSSANHLAWSRLYARMADRWARYANPRFLEGLQKLQLDPDRVPRLEDVNRFMSPLTGFRAKPVSGYVPAYMFFDCLRQREFPTTITIRDGEVLDYLPEPDIFHDIAGHVPMHTDKAFADTLVLFGECARKAAERAADTSDPHRRIERLTSVIKAMARFFWFTIEFGLMKGSRPGELKAYGSGLLSSYGELEHCIESPDVQRYPFQLEWVVNQYFEIDKYQPLLFVVDGFDHLFAEVSRLAEWMDAGKLDNVSPGEPAIGEADLASFLNAAGLG; encoded by the coding sequence ATGACGACGAGCACCTCAGCATCGCTCGACAGCGCACCGGGCCTGACCACGACCAAGGCGCCGTTCATCGAGCAGGCACAGGCGGAGGGCCGGCTCTACATCGAGCAGCCCTACGAGCTGTACTCGTCGGCCAATCATCTCGCCTGGTCGCGGCTCTACGCGCGCATGGCGGACCGCTGGGCACGCTACGCCAACCCGCGCTTTCTCGAGGGGCTGCAGAAGCTGCAGCTCGATCCCGACCGGGTGCCGCGGCTCGAGGACGTGAATCGCTTCATGTCGCCGCTCACCGGATTTCGAGCGAAGCCGGTGAGTGGCTATGTGCCCGCGTACATGTTCTTCGATTGCCTCCGCCAGCGGGAGTTTCCAACCACCATCACCATCCGCGACGGCGAGGTCCTCGACTACCTCCCCGAGCCGGACATCTTCCACGACATCGCCGGCCACGTGCCGATGCACACGGACAAGGCGTTTGCCGACACCCTGGTGCTTTTTGGGGAGTGTGCGCGGAAGGCGGCCGAGCGCGCGGCAGACACCAGCGACCCGCATCGCCGGATCGAACGGCTCACCAGCGTGATCAAGGCGATGGCGCGTTTCTTCTGGTTCACGATCGAATTCGGGCTGATGAAGGGAAGCCGCCCGGGGGAACTGAAGGCCTACGGCAGCGGACTGCTCTCGAGCTACGGCGAACTCGAGCACTGCATCGAATCGCCCGACGTGCAGCGCTACCCGTTCCAGCTCGAGTGGGTCGTCAACCAGTACTTCGAGATCGACAAATACCAGCCGCTGCTCTTCGTCGTCGACGGATTCGATCACCTCTTCGCCGAAGTCAGCCGGCTCGCCGAGTGGATGGACGCCGGTAAGCTCGACAATGTGAGTCCCGGCGAGCCGGCAATCGGTGAGGCCGATCTGGCCTCCTTCCTCAACGCGGCCGGCCTCGGGTGA
- the hppD gene encoding 4-hydroxyphenylpyruvate dioxygenase → MTSTLTSTAPAETHDAFPINGTDYIEFWVGNAKQSMLYYCYAFGYELIGYRGPETGVRDRASYLLKQDKIRLVLTTPLGPEGEIAAHIQLHGDGVRDMAFWVDDARAAYAVAMERGAVSAGEPRVEKDKDGEVIIAAIRTYGDTIHSIVERRNYHGLFLPGFVPMQSAHAARSTGLKYVDHCVGNVELGKMNTWVSFYERVLGFTNILTFDDKQITTEYSALMSKVMSNGNGRIKFPINEPASGKKKSQIEEYLDFYRGPGVQHVAIATDDIIKTVTDLKSRGVEFLRVPATYYETVLDRVGKIDEDIAPLAELGILVDRDDEGYLLQIFTKPVQDRPTLFYEIIQRKGAKSFGAGNFKALFEAIEREQELRGNL, encoded by the coding sequence ATGACTTCGACGCTGACATCCACGGCCCCGGCCGAGACGCACGACGCCTTCCCGATCAATGGTACTGACTACATCGAGTTCTGGGTCGGTAACGCCAAGCAATCGATGCTGTATTACTGCTATGCCTTCGGCTATGAGCTGATCGGCTATCGCGGCCCCGAAACCGGCGTGCGCGACCGCGCCTCCTACCTCCTCAAGCAGGACAAGATCCGTCTTGTCCTCACCACACCGCTCGGCCCCGAAGGCGAGATTGCCGCGCACATCCAGCTCCACGGCGATGGTGTTCGCGACATGGCCTTCTGGGTCGACGATGCCCGCGCGGCCTACGCGGTTGCGATGGAGCGAGGGGCGGTCTCGGCCGGCGAACCGCGGGTCGAGAAGGACAAGGATGGCGAGGTCATCATCGCCGCGATCCGGACCTACGGCGACACGATTCACTCCATTGTCGAGCGGCGCAACTATCACGGGCTCTTCCTGCCGGGGTTCGTGCCGATGCAGTCGGCGCACGCCGCCAGGTCCACCGGGCTGAAGTACGTCGACCATTGCGTCGGCAATGTCGAACTCGGCAAGATGAATACCTGGGTCTCGTTCTATGAACGGGTGCTCGGTTTCACCAATATCCTCACCTTCGACGACAAGCAGATCACCACCGAATACTCGGCCCTGATGTCCAAGGTGATGTCGAACGGCAATGGTCGGATCAAGTTCCCGATCAACGAGCCCGCGAGCGGGAAGAAGAAGTCCCAGATCGAGGAGTACCTCGACTTCTATCGCGGGCCCGGCGTGCAGCACGTTGCCATCGCGACCGACGACATCATCAAGACCGTCACCGACCTCAAGTCGCGCGGCGTGGAATTCCTCCGGGTCCCGGCCACCTACTACGAGACCGTGCTCGATCGCGTCGGCAAGATCGATGAGGATATCGCCCCGCTGGCCGAGCTCGGCATCCTCGTCGACCGCGACGATGAAGGGTACCTGCTGCAGATCTTCACCAAGCCGGTGCAGGATCGTCCCACGCTCTTCTATGAGATCATTCAGCGCAAGGGCGCCAAGAGCTTCGGCGCGGGCAACTTCAAGGCACTGTTCGAAGCCATCGAGCGGGAACAGGAACTCCGGGGCAATCTCTGA
- a CDS encoding cupin domain-containing protein, which yields MPIYHLQGSVPRKRHTVFRRPDGGLYAEELMGHEGFIGTSSLLYHTHPPTTVLAARRLKNVKWEADTETSLRHRHFRTARAPKGGSPTMDRVPLLFNSDIGMLYVEPDANDSHFYRNSQADEVVYVAEGSGVLESVFGDLPVMPGDYIVIHRNITHRWVFDFTKGPAKLLVMESRGHVRWPTRYRNNFGQLLEGAPYSERDIRRPTELRTHDEKGEFPILVKQYDAINELVLDHHPCDVVGWDGYFYPWAFSIHDFEPIVGRIHQPPPVHQTFQGDGFVICSFCPRPYDFDPNAIPAPYNHSNVDSDEVLFYASSEFMSRKGIEYGSITHHPDGLPHGPHPGRTEASIGAKYTNELAVMMDSFKPLHVAKAVESFEDATYHRSWIDQQHEQFSPPTS from the coding sequence ATGCCGATCTATCATCTGCAGGGTTCGGTTCCGCGCAAGCGCCACACCGTCTTCCGGCGCCCCGATGGCGGGCTCTATGCCGAAGAACTGATGGGGCACGAGGGGTTCATCGGGACTTCGTCGCTGCTCTACCACACCCATCCGCCCACCACGGTGCTGGCGGCCCGCAGGCTCAAGAACGTGAAGTGGGAAGCCGACACCGAAACGTCGCTGCGGCACCGGCACTTCCGCACCGCGCGCGCCCCGAAGGGTGGATCGCCGACGATGGATCGGGTGCCGCTGCTCTTCAATTCCGACATCGGGATGCTGTATGTGGAGCCCGATGCCAATGACTCGCATTTCTATCGCAACTCGCAAGCCGACGAAGTCGTGTACGTCGCCGAAGGGAGCGGTGTCCTTGAGTCGGTCTTCGGCGACCTGCCGGTGATGCCCGGCGACTATATCGTGATTCACCGGAACATCACCCATCGCTGGGTCTTCGATTTCACGAAGGGTCCGGCCAAGCTGCTGGTGATGGAGAGCCGCGGACACGTGCGCTGGCCGACGCGCTACCGCAACAACTTCGGACAGCTGCTCGAAGGGGCGCCGTATTCGGAGCGCGATATCCGTCGCCCGACCGAGTTGCGCACCCACGACGAGAAGGGCGAGTTCCCGATTCTCGTGAAGCAGTACGATGCGATCAACGAACTCGTGCTCGATCACCATCCATGCGACGTGGTCGGGTGGGACGGCTACTTCTATCCCTGGGCCTTCTCGATTCACGATTTCGAGCCGATTGTCGGACGCATTCACCAGCCACCTCCCGTCCACCAGACCTTCCAGGGTGACGGCTTCGTGATCTGTTCGTTCTGTCCGCGGCCGTACGACTTCGATCCCAACGCGATCCCGGCACCATACAACCACAGCAACGTCGACTCGGACGAGGTGCTCTTCTATGCCTCGAGCGAATTCATGAGTCGCAAGGGAATCGAGTACGGCTCGATCACGCATCATCCGGACGGCCTGCCCCACGGGCCACACCCGGGTCGGACCGAGGCGAGCATCGGCGCGAAGTACACCAACGAGCTTGCGGTCATGATGGATTCCTTCAAGCCGCTGCACGTCGCGAAGGCCGTCGAGTCGTTCGAGGACGCGACGTATCATCGGTCGTGGATCGACCAGCAGCACGAGCAGTTCTCTCCGCCCACCAGCTGA